In one Solanum dulcamara chromosome 1, daSolDulc1.2, whole genome shotgun sequence genomic region, the following are encoded:
- the LOC129889687 gene encoding transcription factor bHLH96-like has protein sequence MALETVVCPQEQYNGYVCKEFYGYGEQESSFLGNNWEYPSSCNYSTMQNQVIGDCNIVGESNNNQLILEGSSANSNSSRCSTRKRKRTCNNKNQRMIHIAVERNRRKQMNEYLNLLRSLMPSSYVQKADQASIIGGAINFVKELEHNLQTLQAQKTLISHLKKRDISSFFSFLQHSNYSCESSAAEISRPRTMTHDIQVNLVESHVKKRDISSFFSFLRHSNYSCESSAAEISRPRTMTHDIQVNLVESHVNLKILSKRRSKQLMNIVVGLQCLWLTILHLNVTVVHDQMVLYSISAKLEGCQLTTVEEISQAVNQLLGRIQEEEATLN, from the exons atggcATTAGAGACAGTGGTTTGCCCTCAAGAACAATATAATGGCTATGTTTGTAAAGAATTTTATGGCTATGGAGAGCAAGAAAGTTCCTTTCTTGGCAACAATTGGGAGTACCCTTCATCTTGTAATTATTCAACGATGCAAAATCAAGTGATAGGAGATTGCAATATTGTTGGGGAGAGTAATAATAATCAGCTTATTTTGGAGGGTTCTTCAGcaaattcaaattcttcaaGGTGTAGCACGAGGAAAAGGAAACGAACatgtaataataaaaatcaGAGAATGATACATATTGCTGTGGAGCGAAATCGGCGAAAACAAATGAATGAATATCTTAATCTTCTTCGATCTTTGATGCCATCTTCCTACGTTCAAAAG GCGGACCAAGCATCAATAATTGGAGGAGCCATAAACTTTGTAAAAGAGCTAGAACATAATCTCCAAACTCTACAAGCTCAAAAGACATTAATTTCTCATCTCAAAAAACGTGATATATCATCATTTTTCTCTTTCCTACAACACTCAAATTATTCATGTGAGTCATCTGCTGCCGAGATTTCTCGACCGCGAACGATGACTCACGACATACAAGTGAACTTGGTAGAGAGTCATGTCAAAAAACGTGATATATCATCATTTTTCTCTTTCCTACGACACTCAAATTATTCATGTGAGTCATCTGCTGCCGAGATTTCTCGACCGCGAACGATGACTCACGACATACAAGTGAACTTGGTAGAGAGTCATGTCAACCTCAAAATACTTTCAAAGAGAAGATCAAAACAGCTCATGAATATAGTAGTTGGCCTTCAGTGCTTGTGGCTAACTATTCTTCACCTTAATGTCACTGTTGTTCATGACCAAATGGTTCTTTACTCCATCAGTGCTAAG CTAGAAGGGTGCCAACTGACAACAGTAGAAGAAATTTCTCAGGCTGTTAACCAATTGTTGGGTAGAATTCAAGAAGAGGAGGCTACTTtaaactaa